A section of the Ciona intestinalis chromosome 4, KH, whole genome shotgun sequence genome encodes:
- the LOC101243011 gene encoding thyroid adenoma-associated protein homolog, whose protein sequence is MFILCLPKHNCKLRFCGVLTTPMVSNADVFNSMDLFLSSLFKDANHTIYGISKNEIVQTFQMCISKSLLRPVTLDNFQLSFKGVGFLVDVIKDCPNCLNDSVLFQVNDAVLFQLTYALKCANELFHILSSKKKDLQHEEYAAFYNDAWLQLFTITESVLQNGSLKGDAWSCAGSLMATLLVHNTTKFQCMFDQVVDGKLVFCPNELCDEASCTVFKGLLVLLGKSSHAFSTLTDNTVVHFMILAKNFITQVSSRTVDVTGYLSLSKCVVEWMITLSKLCEEENSCISVLVEESVDWVLELVSMLLSLFVDSLKHQAKSILSNYLHAVHFLKEDTILTKITQTVFKWNWNERSVYICLTCILTVLPVDIFINLHPNSPAKLLQAIGDQTIATYASHLYCNLSALSWVNRNANKTDELISWFNPILELMLDPDYPHSKQAYDYFLLKLLKIYGADAVEYVVSMMVTGSQDKSNLLYVYAICLQGAQKYGFLKQIMLNDKHSIWKFKVEVSVFQAMLTHHSDKLRLEGFSFLCESWRFTKLNEAEQMELIKYSLPYNLSSHCSSFRQQLLRYLIKFLQRFVTNYQKAAKSGEDAMMERCLKFLDWLLELLFSQLFIGCSYPRRNFTLKLLHQLVLNTFEYRDLFQRLLESFTFCNIETLVDFLKDPFEENQQLSLDVLTNQSVKHHIHYQMNDMLSELSETSLLNCRKSFKSEVSKNASFVLRLVALLSDDVNAQILRLCNILLSFLEEDVNLIKNQLYSITTTPVYGNIFAVRMLLNEVDTKNKNNYKSWRTLVCKCIDLCVQVTSAVQPVVNNDSPEGFLPQPNVADDNFDLNQNTSPCGVVDNHVEAQLVLVASWRSAKESLLLLQHIACNFPLDSSSSVKDAVLSWHQVRKTQMLNLC, encoded by the exons ATGTTCATATTGTGCTTGCCAAAACATAACTGCAAACTAAGGTTTTGTGG TGTTCTGACAACACCTATGGTTTCAAACGCAGATGTATTCAATTCAatggatttatttttatcttccTTATTTAAAGATGCTAACCACACCATATATGGTATTAGCAAAAATGAAATTGTGCAAACATTTCAAATGTGTATTTCAAAATCACTTCTACGACCAGTCACACTTGACAATTTTCAACTTTCTTTTAAAG GCGTTGGGTTTTTGGTGGACGTGATCAAAGATTGCCCAAATTGCTTAAATGATTCGGTTCTTTTTCAAGTAAATGATGCAGTATTGTTTCAACTGACCTATGCCCTTAAGTGTGCAAATGAATTATTTCATATCTTAAGTTCGAAAAAGAAAGACTTACAGCATGAGGAGTATGCTGCATTTTATAATGACGCATGGCTTCAGTTGTTTACAATTACTGAATCAGTGCTTCAAAATG GTTCATTGAAAGGAGATGCTTGGAGTTGTGCTGGTTCACTTATGGCAACTTTGCTAGTTCATAATACTACTAAA TTTCAGTGTATGTTTGATCAAGTGGTTGATGGAAAGTTAGTTTTTTGTCCAAATGAACTTTGTGATGAAGCGTCGTGTACTGTATTTAAAGGATTATTAGTTTTACTTGGAAAGAGTAGTCATGCGTTTTCTACTCTCACCGACAATACAGTTGttcattttatgattttaGCAAAGAACTTTATCACACAAGTATCATCTCG AACTGTAGATGTTACTGGTTATCTCTCTCTATCAAAGTGTGTGGTAGAATGGATGATCACATTGAG tAAACTCTGTGAAGAGGAAAATTCTTGTATCTCTGTATTGGTAGAAGAGTCGGTTGATTGGGTGTTGGAGTTGGTTTCAATGTTGCTCAGTTTGTTTGTTGACTCCCTTAAGCATCAAGCAAAATCAATCTTATCTAATTATCTTCATGCTGTGCATTTTCTAAAGGAGG aTACTATTCTTACAAAAATTACTCAAACTGTATTCAAATGGAATTGGAATGAAAGAtcagtttatatttgtttgacCTGCATACTTACTGTTCTACCTGTcgatatttttatcaatttacaTCCAAACAGTCCAGCAAAACTTTTAcaag cAATAGGTGACCAGACAATTGCCACTTATGCTTCACATTTATATTGCAATCTATCTGCACTGAGTTGGGTAAATCGAAATGCTAATAAAACAGATGAGTTGATTAGTTGGTTCAATCCAATCCTTGAGTTGATGTTAGATCCTGACTACCCACATTCCAAACAAGCCTatgat TATTTTCTTCTAAAGCTGCTGAAAATATATGGAGCCGATGCAGTAGAATATGTAGTTAGTATGATGGTTACTGGTTCCCAAGACAAATCAAATTTGCTTTATGTTTATGCAATATGCTTACAAGGTGCACAGAAATATGGCTTTCTTAAACAG ATAATGTTGAATGACAAACATAGCATATGGAAGTTTAAAGTTGAGGTTTCTGTTTTTCAAGCAATGTTGACACACCACAGTGACAAG CTACGTTTGGAaggtttttcatttttgtgtGAAAGTTGGCGATTTACCAAACTTAACGAAGCTGAACAAATGGAGCTGATAAAATATTCTCTGCCTTATAATTTATCAAGCCATTGTTCATCATTTAGGCAACAATTACTTCGCTATCTAATAAAG TTTCTTCAGCGTTTTGTGACAAATTACCAAAAAGCTGCCAAAAGTGGTGAAGATGCGATGATGGAAAGATGCTTG AAATTTCTTGACTGGTTGTTAGAGTTGCTTTTTTCTCAGTTGTTTATTGGATGTTCTTACCCTCGAAGGAATTTCACTTTAAAACTGTTGCATCAGCTTGTACTGAATACATTCGAATATAgag ATTTATTTCAAAGACTTCTGGAATCTTTCACTTTTTGCAATATTGAAACATTGGTTGATTTCTTGAAAGATCCATTTGAGGAAAATCAACAATTATCATTAGATGTTCTGACCAACCAAAGTGTTAAACATCATATTCATTATCAA ATGAACGATATGTTGTCTGAGTTGTCAGAAACATCTTTGTTGAACTGTCGAAAAAGTTTCAAGTCAGAAGTTTCAAAGAATGCTTCATTTGTTTTGCGTTTGGTGGCACTGTTATCAGATGATGTAAATGCACAGATTTTaag GTTGTGTAACATCTTGTTGAGTTTTTTGGAAGAAGACGTCAATTTGATCAAAAATCAACTTTATTCTATAACAACAACCCCTGTATATGGGAACATATTTGCTGTAAGAATGTTGCTTAATGAAGTTGATACAAA aaataaaaacaattataagaGTTGGCGGACATTGGTATGCAAATGTATTGATCTGTGTGTTCAAGTAACATCTGCAGTTCAACCAGTTGTCAACAATGATTCTCCTGAAGGTTTTCTTCCACAACCTAATGTTGCAGATGACAACTttgatttaaaccaaaacacttCTCCATGTGGCGTAGTAG ataatCATGTTGAAGCACAACTTGTGCTTGTTGCAAGTTGGAGAAGTGCCAAAGAATCGTTGCTACTTCTTCAGCACATTGCTTGTAATTTCCCACTTGATTCATCTAGCAGTGTGAAGGATGCCGTTCTATCTTGGCATCAGGTAAGGAAAACACAGatgttaaatttatgttaa